Proteins encoded in a region of the Sphingomonas japonica genome:
- the eno gene encoding phosphopyruvate hydratase has product MTAIIDIHARQILDSRGNPTVEVDVLLDDGSFGRAAVPSGASTGKHEAVEKRDGDTDRWMGKGVQSGVDAVNSDIAEAVLGIDAEDQAEVDQAMIELDGTANKSRLGANAILGVSLAVAKAASEARGLPLYRYVGGVAAHLLPVPMMNIINGGEHADNPIDFQEFMVMPIGADSIAEAVRCGSEIFHTLKKALSAKGFSTSVGDEGGFAPALASTADALDFIMQSIEAAGYRPGEDVMLALDCAATEFFKNGKYEMVGEGISLTPEEMAAYLADLAKRYPILSIEDGMAEDDFDGWKALTDLCGDRVQIVGDDLFVTNPERLAMGIEKGLANSLLVKVNQIGTLTETLEAVSLAQRSGYTAVMSHRSGETEDATIADLAVATNCGQIKTGSLARSDRLAKYNQLIRIEEELGDTARYAGTSVLRR; this is encoded by the coding sequence GTGACCGCAATCATCGACATCCATGCTCGTCAGATCCTCGACAGCCGGGGCAATCCTACGGTCGAGGTGGATGTGCTGCTCGACGACGGCAGTTTCGGCCGCGCTGCGGTGCCGTCGGGGGCCTCGACCGGCAAGCACGAGGCGGTCGAGAAGCGCGATGGCGACACGGATCGCTGGATGGGCAAGGGTGTGCAGAGCGGGGTCGATGCGGTCAATTCGGACATTGCCGAGGCGGTGCTGGGCATCGATGCCGAGGATCAGGCCGAAGTCGACCAGGCGATGATCGAACTCGACGGCACGGCCAACAAGTCGCGGCTCGGCGCGAACGCGATCCTGGGCGTCAGCCTGGCTGTGGCAAAGGCCGCGTCGGAAGCGCGCGGGCTGCCGCTCTATCGCTACGTCGGCGGCGTCGCGGCGCACCTGTTGCCGGTGCCGATGATGAACATCATCAATGGCGGAGAACACGCCGACAACCCGATCGATTTCCAGGAATTCATGGTGATGCCGATCGGCGCCGACAGCATCGCGGAAGCGGTGCGGTGCGGATCGGAGATCTTCCACACGCTGAAGAAGGCGCTGTCGGCCAAGGGCTTTTCGACCTCGGTCGGCGACGAGGGCGGTTTCGCGCCCGCGCTGGCATCAACGGCCGACGCGCTCGACTTCATCATGCAGTCGATCGAGGCGGCGGGCTATCGCCCGGGTGAGGACGTGATGCTGGCGCTCGACTGCGCGGCGACCGAGTTCTTCAAGAACGGCAAGTACGAGATGGTGGGCGAGGGGATTTCGCTGACGCCGGAGGAAATGGCTGCGTATCTCGCCGACCTCGCCAAGCGCTACCCGATCCTGTCGATCGAGGACGGCATGGCGGAGGATGATTTCGATGGCTGGAAGGCGCTGACCGACCTGTGCGGCGATCGCGTCCAGATCGTCGGAGACGATTTGTTCGTCACCAATCCGGAACGGCTGGCGATGGGCATTGAAAAGGGACTGGCCAATTCGCTGCTGGTCAAGGTCAACCAGATCGGCACGCTTACGGAGACGCTGGAAGCGGTCAGCCTGGCGCAGCGTTCGGGCTATACCGCGGTCATGTCGCACCGTTCGGGCGAGACCGAGGATGCGACGATCGCCGACCTCGCGGTCGCGACCAATTGCGGGCAGATCAAGACCGGGTCGCTGGCGCGGTCGGACCGGCTCGCAAAGTACAACCAGTTGATCCGGATCGAGGAGGAACTGGGCGATACCGCGCGGTACGCGGGGACCAGTGTGCTGCGGCGGTGA